CGGCCCCCAGAAACAAGGCGGTCTCAATGCCTTCGCGGAACACGGCCAGGAAGGTCAGGGCGAAGAGTCCCCAGGCCGTGCCGCGAGACACCGCTTTCTGCACGTCGCTTTCCAGCGAGGTCTTGAAATTGCGGGCCTGCGACCGCATCCAGAAGATCATCCAGGTGAGGACGACGACAGCCAGCATCATCGTCGTGCCTTCAAAGAGTTGCTCGGAGCGGCCTTCGAGTTCTGCGCCCACAGCGGTAATGCCAACCGCCAGGGCGGCACTGAGCAAAGCGGCGGCCAGAACACCGGCCCAGGCCACCCGGCCATATTGAGCCTGGCCAATCTTTCGCAGATAGCCAAACACAATTCCCACAATGAGCGCCGCTTCGAGGCCTTCGCGCAGAGTCAGCAATAATGACACTAACATTCGTTTTCTCCGTTCCTTGAAAGTAATGTTTGATTACGGTAATATTAGTGAAAATAATCTTTTATATCTAGCCCAGCCTGTTAACTTAACGGGCTGTC
Above is a genomic segment from Chloroflexota bacterium containing:
- a CDS encoding FTR1 family protein — its product is MLVSLLLTLREGLEAALIVGIVFGYLRKIGQAQYGRVAWAGVLAAALLSAALAVGITAVGAELEGRSEQLFEGTTMMLAVVVLTWMIFWMRSQARNFKTSLESDVQKAVSRGTAWGLFALTFLAVFREGIETALFLGAAAFQSSGIDTLIGSVIGLGLAALIGYLIYASTVRLNVRLFFDITSLLLLVFAAGLFMHGVHEFQEAGLLPEVIEQVWNTSALISKESVAGQFLRTLVGYTPTPSLVELIAYVSYWLITLGAVRWWTMRLATKPVRATA